A single region of the Raphanus sativus cultivar WK10039 chromosome 1, ASM80110v3, whole genome shotgun sequence genome encodes:
- the LOC130508960 gene encoding phenylacetaldehyde reductase-like isoform X1, producing MNGGEKVVCVTGASGYVASWIVKLLLLREYTVRATVLNPTDPAETEHLLALEGSKERLKLFKADLLEECSFEQAIEGCDAVFHTASPVQFTVTDPQTELIDPAVKGTINVLNTCKKTSSVKRIIVTSSTAAVLVRQPPLEPNDVVDDTFFSDPSVCMERKLWYPLSKTLAENVAWQFAKENGMDMVVVNPEFIIGPLLQPTLNFSVEIIVDMVKDKNPFNYRYYRFVDVRDVALAHVKALETPSANGRYIISGPSVTINHIKETMRELFPDLCIDNTNGEGLMDGINCTICVDKVKNLGVEFTPLRSSLRDTIISLKEKCLL from the exons atgaaCGGCGGAGAAAAGGTGGTCTGCGTTACTGGAGCTTCCGGTTACGTAGCATCTTGGATTGTTAAGCTATTGCTCCTCCGTGAATACACCGTCAGGGCTACCGTTCTAAACCCAA CGGACCCGGCGGAAACAGAACATCTTCTTGCACTTGAGGGTTCAAAAGAAAGACTAAAACTGTTCAAAGCAGATCTTTTGGAAGAATGTTCCTTCGAGCAAGCTATCGAAGGTTGTGACGCTGTCTTTCATACGGCTTCTCCGGTTCAGTTCACCGTCACGGATCCTCAG ACTGAGCTAATAGATCCAGCCGTAAAGGGTACTATTAACGTCCTTAACACATGCAAGAAAACTTCCTCCGTCAAAAGAATCATTGTAACATCGTCCACTGCTGCGGTTCTTGTTCGTCAACCCCCTTTGGAGCCAAACGATGTGGTGGACGACACTTTCTTTTCTGATCCAAGTGTTTGCATGGAAAGAAAG TTATGGTATCCACTCTCCAAAACATTGGCAGAGAATGTAGCATGGCAATTTGCTAAAGAGAACGGAATGGACATGGTCGTGGTAAATCCAGAATTTATAATCGGCCCACTTTTGCAACCAACCCTTAATTTTTCGGTAGAGATCATTGTGGATATGGTAAAGGATAAGAACCCTTTCAACTATAGATACTACAGGTTCGTGGACGTGAGAGATGTTGCTTTGGCTCATGTCAAAGCGTTGGAGACTCCTTCCGCCAATGGTAGATACATTATCAGCGGCCCGAGTGTGACGATAAACCACATTAAAGAGACTATGCGTGAATTATTTCCAGATTTGTGTATCGATAATAC GAATGGAGAAGGTCTCATGGATGGGATCAATTGCACAATATGTGTGGATAAAGTGAAGAATTTGGGAGTTGAGTTCACTCCTCTGAGATCAAGCCTtagagatactatcattagcCTCAAAGAAAAATGTCTCCTATGA
- the LOC130508960 gene encoding phenylacetaldehyde reductase-like isoform X2, producing MNGGEKVVCVTGASGYVASWIVKLLLLREYTVRATVLNPTDPAETEHLLALEGSKERLKLFKADLLEECSFEQAIEGCDAVFHTASPVQFTVTDPQTELIDPAVKGTINVLNTCKKTSSVKRIIVTSSTAAVLVRQPPLEPNDVVDDTFFSDPSVCMERKLWYPLSKTLAENVAWQFAKENGMDMVVVNPEFIIGPLLQPTLNFSVEIIVDMVKDKNPFNYRYYRFVDVRDVALAHVKALETPSANGRYIISGPSVTINHIKETMRELFPDLCIDNTSFDFVLGMEKVSWMGSIAQYVWIK from the exons atgaaCGGCGGAGAAAAGGTGGTCTGCGTTACTGGAGCTTCCGGTTACGTAGCATCTTGGATTGTTAAGCTATTGCTCCTCCGTGAATACACCGTCAGGGCTACCGTTCTAAACCCAA CGGACCCGGCGGAAACAGAACATCTTCTTGCACTTGAGGGTTCAAAAGAAAGACTAAAACTGTTCAAAGCAGATCTTTTGGAAGAATGTTCCTTCGAGCAAGCTATCGAAGGTTGTGACGCTGTCTTTCATACGGCTTCTCCGGTTCAGTTCACCGTCACGGATCCTCAG ACTGAGCTAATAGATCCAGCCGTAAAGGGTACTATTAACGTCCTTAACACATGCAAGAAAACTTCCTCCGTCAAAAGAATCATTGTAACATCGTCCACTGCTGCGGTTCTTGTTCGTCAACCCCCTTTGGAGCCAAACGATGTGGTGGACGACACTTTCTTTTCTGATCCAAGTGTTTGCATGGAAAGAAAG TTATGGTATCCACTCTCCAAAACATTGGCAGAGAATGTAGCATGGCAATTTGCTAAAGAGAACGGAATGGACATGGTCGTGGTAAATCCAGAATTTATAATCGGCCCACTTTTGCAACCAACCCTTAATTTTTCGGTAGAGATCATTGTGGATATGGTAAAGGATAAGAACCCTTTCAACTATAGATACTACAGGTTCGTGGACGTGAGAGATGTTGCTTTGGCTCATGTCAAAGCGTTGGAGACTCCTTCCGCCAATGGTAGATACATTATCAGCGGCCCGAGTGTGACGATAAACCACATTAAAGAGACTATGCGTGAATTATTTCCAGATTTGTGTATCGATAATAC ATCTTTTGACTTTGTTTTAGGAATGGAGAAGGTCTCATGGATGGGATCAATTGCACAATATGTGTGGATAAAGTGA